The Bacteroidia bacterium sequence CTTTAACAGTAATTCTTACACCTTCTGGAACGATAGATTTTAGATGTTTTTCAAATAATGTACTAATTGTATGACTATCTTGATTTGGAACTAAACGCATTGATATTTTTGCTGTAGCTTTTGCCGGCAATACTGTTTTTGCACCTTCACCTGTATATCCACTCCATATTCCGTTTACATCAAGTGATGGGCGAATTCCTGTCCGCTCTGTTGTGGTATAACCCTTTTCACCGCAAATATCAACTAAGTCCAAAGATTCTTTATATTTTGTTAAATCGAATGGAGCTCTTGCAAGATCTGCTCTTTCATCTGCGGTTAATTCAATTACATCATCATAAAAGCCGGGTATAGTAATTTTGTTATTTTCATCAGTAAGACCGGCAATTATTTTTGCTAACATATTTGCAGGATTTGCAACAGCACCACCAAAAATACCTGAATGTAAATCGCGGTTTGGCCCTGTTAACTCTACTTCCATATAAGCTAAACCACGCAATCCAACAGTTACAGATGGAATATCCTGAGCAATCATGCCGGTATCGGAAACTAAAATAACATCACACTTTAATAAATCTTTATTTTCATTGCAAAACTTTTCAAGACTTGGTGAACCAATTTCTTCTTCGCCTTCAATCATAAATTTTATGTTGCACGGAAGTTGTTTTGTTGACACCATAAACTCAAATGCTTTTGCGTGCATAAAAGCCTGTCCTTTATCATCATCGGCACCACGGGCATATATTTTGCCATTTTTAATAACAGGTTCAAAAGGTGGAGATTCCCATAATTCCAATGGGTCAACCGGCATTACATCGTAGTGCCCATATACTAATACAGTAGGAAGTGTAGGGTTAATTATTTTTTCGCCATAAACTACAGGGTTGCCCTCTGATTGCATTACTACTGCCCTGTCTGCCCCTGCTTTAAAAATCATATCTTTCCAATATTCTGCAGCACGAACCATATCGGGTTTGTTTTCGGTTAATGAGCTTATAGAAGGAATCTGTATCAATCCAAAAAGTTCATCTAAAAATCTTTGACGGTTGTTGTCGATAAATTCATTAATTTTTTCCATAATTATTTTTGTTATTTTATTTCTCCTTTAAATGCTCCAGAAAAATAGAAGTGTGCCTGAAGTCCGATTACACTGTAACTTTTGTTAGCACTTCCATATAATGATAATCCGAATCCTAAATCGTAATAAAGTTTAAAAGTATAGTCTATACTCCCGTATATTCCCAAATCATTAAATCCTCTGTACCATTTTTGTTGTACTCCTCCAGTATCAGTTACATGGTCAAGTGTGCCACCATAAGC is a genomic window containing:
- a CDS encoding dipeptidase, whose product is MEKINEFIDNNRQRFLDELFGLIQIPSISSLTENKPDMVRAAEYWKDMIFKAGADRAVVMQSEGNPVVYGEKIINPTLPTVLVYGHYDVMPVDPLELWESPPFEPVIKNGKIYARGADDDKGQAFMHAKAFEFMVSTKQLPCNIKFMIEGEEEIGSPSLEKFCNENKDLLKCDVILVSDTGMIAQDIPSVTVGLRGLAYMEVELTGPNRDLHSGIFGGAVANPANMLAKIIAGLTDENNKITIPGFYDDVIELTADERADLARAPFDLTKYKESLDLVDICGEKGYTTTERTGIRPSLDVNGIWSGYTGEGAKTVLPAKATAKISMRLVPNQDSHTISTLFEKHLKSIVPEGVRITVKDLHGGAAYVAPTNTHAYKAASMAYEKTFGKKPVPTRSGGSIPVIAMFEKVLGAKSILMGFGLESDAIHSPNENFPLFNLFKGIETIPWFYHYYCEK